The Bradysia coprophila strain Holo2 chromosome II, BU_Bcop_v1, whole genome shotgun sequence genome has a segment encoding these proteins:
- the LOC119070304 gene encoding apyrase, which translates to MKSKFNILLLCSLTLTVHGSKGGNIVTNAQSDLFPVSIIHINDFHARYEETNEGSTPCKPANGEKCIGGYARAVTVIKELLMARSDTNPLYLNAGDNFQGTLWYNLFRWNVTSHFLNMLNADAMTIGNHEFDNGVEGFVPFLETIRSPIIVANIDDSDEPTMHGKYNKSIVIDKYARKIGIIGVILSTTNELAQTGKLKFKDEIESIKSEANVLKSQGVDIIIVLSHCGLEVDYKIARNAGSDIDVIVGGHSHTFMFTGDNPPGPDRPIDDYPAIVQQDSGHKVLIVQASAYTKYIGDLTVYFDAEGRVSSWEGCPIYLDTHIKQDEDVLREIQPWKDLVDREGVRDLGTTKVPLSRTDCSVECNIGNFLTDAAVYYYIDRAREGEWTRASIALTNIGGIRTSLSIGTITYADLITTMPFENTLDLIELRGDHLLATLERHTLPSSGIKIVYNITQPVGQRVVSMDLLCNECSVPKYYPLDRTKMYPIIVNSFMAGGGDGLTVINEQKRNHIIGPLDMDVVIKYVERQSPIMIGIEGRTTILQ; encoded by the exons atgaaaagcaAATTCAATATTCTGTTACTCTGCTCGTTAACACTTACAGTACATGGATCTAAGGGAGGAAACATAGTCACGAATGCTCAAAGTGATCTCTTTCCTGTCTCCATTATTCATATAAACGATTTTCATGCAAG GTATGAAGAAACGAATGAAGGATCAACACCATGTAAACCTGCGAATGGCGAGAAATGTATTGGTGGATACGCTCGTGCCGTAACCGTTATCAAGGAATTGCTGATGGCACGAAGCGATACAAATCCACTGTATTTAAATGCTGG GGACAATTTCCAAGGAACACTTTGGTATAATCTCTTCAGATGGAATGTCACCAGCCACTTTTTGAATATGCTCAATGCTGATGCAATG ACAATAGGAAATCATGAATTTGATAATGGTGTCGAAggttttgttccatttttagAAACGATTCGTTCACCAATTATTGTTGCTAATATAGACGACTCAGATGAGCCAACGATGCATGGTAAATACAATAAGTCCATCGTTATCGATAAATATGCAAGGAAGATAGGTATCATTGGCGTTATATTGTCTACAACGAAT GAATTGGCTCAAACCGGAAAGCTCAAATTTAAAGACGAAATTGAATCAATCAAAAGCGAAGCCAATGTTCTGAAGAGTCAAGGTGTAGACATAATAATCGTATTGTCGCATTGTGGATTGGAGGTTGACTATAAAATTGCTCGAAACGCCGGTTCTGATATTGACGTTATTGTCGGTGGTCACTCGCACACATTTATGTTTACTGGAGACAATCCACCTGGTCCAGACAGACCAATTGACGACTATCCAGCCATTGTTCAACAAGATAGTGGTCACAAG GTTCTAATCGTGCAAGCGTCTGCGTACACAAAATACATTGGTGATTTGACGGTTTATTTTGACGCTGAAGGACGGGTCAGCTCTTGGGAAGGATGCCCGATATATTTAGATACTCACATCAAGCAAG ACGAGGACGTATTGAGGGAAATTCAACCTTGGAAAGACCTTGTAGATAGAGAAGGTGTTCGTGATCTTGGTACCACTAAGGTTCCGCTATCCAGAACAGACTGTTCAGTAGAATGTAATATTGGAAATTTCCTTACTGACGCTGCGGTTTATTATTACATTGATCGAGCCCGGGAAGGCGAATGGACACGAGCATCCATAGCACTCACAAACATTGGAGGAATACGAACCTCTTTGAGTATTGGAA CAATTACCTACGCTGATCTTATAACAACAATGCCGTTCGAAAATACCCTTGACCTGATAGAATTACGCGGTGACCATTTGCTAGCAACCCTTGAGAGACACACGCTTCCGTCGTCCGgaatcaaaattgtttataaCATCACCCAGCCCGTTGGTCAACGAGTGGTTTCAATGGATCTTCTATGCAATGAATGTTCGGTTCCGAAATATTATCCGCTCGATCGTACGAAAATGTATCCAATCATTGTAAATTCTTTCATGGCTGGTGGCGGCGATGGTTTGACGGTCATTAACGAACAGAAACGGAATCACATCATTGGGCCTCTCGACATGGATGTGGTGATTAAATATGTGGAACGACAAAGTCCAATTATGATTGGAATCGAGGGAAGGACAACCATTTTACAGTAG